The segment TTAATAGTGATGCTGCAGTTATTTACTCACGTCCCAGTAAATTCTTCCACAGGTTTATATGACTGACGTTTTTGTGCGTTTGCAGGTGTGGGATAAGAAAGGATGGCATCTGCTAAGCTGCCCCTTCAAAAACAAAGGTTCCTTGTCATCACTTTCTTTCTGGTCTCAATTTTAGTAGTATTCAGATGGAACATAAGAAATTCCCTGAATTTCCCTTATTTTCCatatttgcatacatttttgCAATTGTACTTTTGCTGCGTTTTCCCTtcaatgttcatgttttctcgGTTGCATGGCTTTTGTCCATAGGGCCCACTGTAAATGTGTCTATTAAAGAGCCGATCCAGAGGAACATGCAGCAGAATGTGTCCGTGTCTGTGGGCTATGGTCgaatcaacaaaaaaaacagcaagatgCTGTGGTGGGAGCTGTCTGCACCCTGCAAGCTGGAGGGCGAAGTGTGGCCCTGTCACCAAGAGAACAGCTGCAGGGAGGAGAAGGGCTTcagacagcagctggagagTGGCACgtggaaacaaaacagcaaaggACTCTGGGTAAGGATAACTTAATGAGTACCcctcagttatttttttaatgtctttaacatttaaattttcccttttttcccccataagtactttaaatttaaaaaaatctactgTGTTACATATATTCATCTTCAGCTTGGTCCTTGTCCGTATTGAAATACCCACCCTTatacctttaaataaaataattaatgttttgtcCATAActtaatagaaatgtatttctatATAAACATGTGGTATTACTGGAAACTTTGTGATTTGAAGTGAGTTAAAATTAATGTATGCATGTTTGAGCAATGTCATGCTGCCCGGCATGTTAAAGACGCTCATAACATTTCCTATTGTGTCCTCGTCAGGAGAAACAAGGGgtgtttgaaaatgtcagcCTGCAGCAACCATGTGTTATGGTAAAGTCCTGTACCTGTCAATCATCATCCAGAGAGTTTGAAAATAATCTTAGTTATGGACACTGAATAACTGAGTATCCTTCATGCAGGTAAAAGTAAAGGGAGTGAAACATGAGCTGGGCCCATTCTGTTTAAATAACAGTAAGTTATTAAAGATAAGATACATGAACTGACTGAATTGAACTAAAGTACAGTTGGAGTTTTTAAtaacaacagttttgttttgtgatccTTGCAGCTGGCAGGTGGCGCTGGAGTCTCCTGCTCATCGGGTTTCTGCTGCTGGTTTGCTTCACTCTGCTCACATTTCACTTCCTTAATAACTATGTCAAGAGTAAGTTGTTTACCTTTTGGAATAAGAGTGTTAAATATCACTTGATTAGCCAGGAAAATAACACAGTGCTCATGTAAAGGACTGTGCAGTGCAGAGTTTCTCTCCTGTCATGATACCGTGCATTGTCTGTCAGATCTATAGTTTAAACTTTCCAAACATTTAGCAATAATATGAATGAATATTATGTATACAGagcttttaaaaacactcaaaGATGCTTTACTGTTTATTGATTTGGGATTTTCTAACTTTGATAGAGTGGGCGAGGAGCTGCCGCCGTGGTGGATTTGTGAGGAGtgcgtttcttcttcttcttttcaaaaatacaaaaagtctTGATGAATAAGTCAGTCCTCCACTTATTAAATcctgttttccttattgtatgAAGTTGGTAGAAAAGGTCATGTGGTGCTGCTGAGCCCTCCAGATGTGGATGATGGCGTTTCAGAGTCAGTTTGCCGGCTCGGCTCCCTGCTGTGTAACCACGGCTTCAGCGTGTCGGTGGACCAGTGGAGCAGGAAGGAGCAGTGCACTCTGGGGCCTCTGCCATGGCTGCACTCACAGCTGCTGGAGATGAACAACCATGGGGGCCGAGTTGTGCTCGTTTTGACTCACAGAGCCTTGGTGAGAACGGCGGAATGGGCCCATCAACAACCATCGGGCAATGATGTCTCTCAGATATGGTCCCCGTATTCTGATGTGTTCACGGCCTGCCTCGGCCTCATTGAACGGGAGAAGCAGCTGGGCAGGGCTGGTGAACGTTTTCTTCTGGTGAAATTTGACTCCCGTCCAGACAGTGACAGGAGTTTACCAGAGGTTCTCCAGGGGCTGCCTCTGCTCCAGATTCCCACTCAGATCCAGACTCTCTTGTCTGAGCTCTCTGTGGGAGGCGGTGGTGGAAGTAAGAGGCCTCAGATGTGTGGAGTCAGACCAGCAAATGGTAACATCACGTGATATCTGAGTTGAAAAAAACTTGAAGGCAAAGCCCTTGAATCACCAGTAATACAGAGCATTACTGTTCTGAACACATGAAGCAAAAACTCACCAAGTCATAGTGAagtttataatatataataatgaataagtgtgtcagtgttatataatttattacTGATGTGCTTATGATGACCTCTGAAGAAATTACAGTGACCATATTTATATAATGAAGGAACATTTTAACGGGTACATGAGTTTTACTGATTTGTGTGGTCTGGAATAAGCCACACTAGTCTTTGTCTACACAGACTATATTTATCACACTTTGTTGTTTGGGTTTATTGTGGATTTTATTGACTATTTGTCTTTCTACAGAAGACCTAAGCCTCAGCTCAACCTGAACTCTAAAACCAAGTCTATGTATGTTGTATAACTGTCAGAGCAGGAGAACACAAGAAGTGCCTTTCagggacaaacacaaaaatgacttTGTTACCTCTACCTCAGTAAAACCGATGCATTTGCAGGGAATGACCCTGGTTGATGCTGTGACAGCAGGCTGTATTATGCAAGACAGAAGAACTTCAAAGCTGATATatgaatatttttcatttcGGCTGTGTGCTGCCATCCTGCGGTTTTTCTTCCAACAGTACAAACACGGTAGAAGTTGCGTTTTTGTCCTGAAAGATTTCACGCCTCTGTCTCCACCATGTGgacatttacttttactgcaTGCTGCAGCTTCATTTATTGTCCGGAGATGGTTTTGAAGCTGTGCATAATGAAGTAATGTGATGGCATTATCTCTTTCTTTGATTATGTAAAGTTTTAATAATTCTATTGCTTTAACtttataaatgacaaataaacgCAGAGGTGTCTTTTCTCTACTTGCATATTAACGCTGATGTCCCAACAGAAGGGTATTAATTCTACAGCTGATggatacagttttatttacatagtATTTAATATCTTTGTAATGTATCCCACTTTTCTGCCACTAAATACAGAACTATACATTTCCATAAGGATGTAATAAGTCTAATCtctttaaatgctttaattCTGCAATTTTATGTcatataagataagataagataagataagataagaaaacctttattagtcccacaatggggaaattgcatttttacaacagcttaaatactagagtgtcagaaagacagtctgaccaaaggagacgaaagactaaactggcacagtccgagataaataggctatgaaacctgacagtataaacagttcagtaataaataaaatatatacatgtaagtacagtatatgtagcagtgtgagtatgtgcagtatatggatattactagatggcagtattgaaaatgtacattgtgtaagttggtttatgattattgtcccggtgtaatatgagtatcagcagtgttcattgtacagtctgactgcatCTGCGTAATCTCTCCTTCGCACAGCGAGGGTgaatcagtctgtcactgaagctgctccccagagcagacagggcgtcctgcagtgggtgagactcgtggtccagcatggatgtcagttttgccaggacccttctctcacccacctctcgcactgagtccaagggacagcccaggacagagctggacttcttgattactttgtccagcttcttcctctccctctctgtgatgctgctgctccagcaggccacaccgtacaggatggctgatgccactacagagtcatagGTCTTCAGGAGTGCTCCCTTCACTCCAAAAGACCTCACTCTCCTCTGGAGGTACAACCTGCTCTGACCCTTCCTGAACAGTGCATCTGTGTTATGAGTCCAGTctagtttattgtttaggtgAACACCCAGATACTTATAAGAGTCCACTCTCTCAATATCTGTTCCCTGTATGTTCACCAGTGAGGGGACAGCCGACTGCCGTCGGCGAAAATCTACCAccatctctttggttttcttcgCATTGATCAGAAGGTGGTTTTGCCGACACCAGGCCACAAAGTTCTGCATAAGTCCTCTGTACTCCGCGTCTTCATCGTCAGTGATCAGGCCGACAATCGCAgaatcatcagagaacttctg is part of the Anabas testudineus chromosome 2, fAnaTes1.2, whole genome shotgun sequence genome and harbors:
- the LOC113163532 gene encoding uncharacterized protein LOC113163532; this encodes MFLPAWYFWCVSLVLLPSGCGLAVSGSYKDEVICLQGLSRCTMKDETSFPVQENDVVDVQKLTPRFELCCKDKGLCTLCLVIDTELYMDLDGDVEDEGSGPDQKDYRDKRRSTKAFVTVCYKTPRAFPTCKKVKFMVNYTALTQQNPAKLSIVITKPDGVFFGSEISVFPSTSPNLGQRVVAPSADEVCGQEEERIEECQGKRDMPRLRGVDFQGRNWVELQFTSMNNTLPSMCIQYEENGVCKVWNSTTVPLYSLTPCMCLQVWDKKGWHLLSCPFKNKGPTVNVSIKEPIQRNMQQNVSVSVGYGRINKKNSKMLWWELSAPCKLEGEVWPCHQENSCREEKGFRQQLESGTWKQNSKGLWEKQGVFENVSLQQPCVMVKVKGVKHELGPFCLNNTGRWRWSLLLIGFLLLVCFTLLTFHFLNNYVKKWARSCRRGGFVRIGRKGHVVLLSPPDVDDGVSESVCRLGSLLCNHGFSVSVDQWSRKEQCTLGPLPWLHSQLLEMNNHGGRVVLVLTHRALVRTAEWAHQQPSGNDVSQIWSPYSDVFTACLGLIEREKQLGRAGERFLLVKFDSRPDSDRSLPEVLQGLPLLQIPTQIQTLLSELSVGGGGGSKRPQMCGVRPANGNIT